The following proteins are co-located in the Miscanthus floridulus cultivar M001 unplaced genomic scaffold, ASM1932011v1 os_2465, whole genome shotgun sequence genome:
- the LOC136534980 gene encoding homeobox protein knotted-1-like 5 gives MVGSSEDKPSSGDTDATDLGQEHSSRLADRELKEMLLKKYSGRLSRLRSEFLKKRKKGKLPKDARSALMDWWNTHYRWPYPTEEDKVRLAAMTGLDPKQINNWFINQRKRHWKPSEDMRFALMEGVTGGGSSSGTTLYFDTGTIGP, from the exons ATGGTGGGGTCTTCTGAGGACAAACCAAGCTCAGGAGACACAGACGCGACGGACCTGGGTCAGGAGCACAGCTCACGGTTGGCTGACCGTGAGCTCAAGGAGATGCTGCTGAAGAAGTACAGCGGCCGTCTCAGCCGGCTGCGGTCCGAGTtcctgaagaagaggaagaaagggaAGCTACCAAAGGATGCTCGGTCGGCGCTGATGGACTGGTGGAACACGCATTACCGCTGGCCGTACCCTACG GAAGAGGATAAGGTGAGGCTGGCGGCAATGACTGGGCTGGACCCGAAACAGATAAACAACTGGTTCATCAACCAGCGGAAGCGGCACTGGAAGCCATCGGAGGACATGCGGTTCGCGCTCATGGAGGGCGTCACCGGAGGCGGATCATCCTCCGGGACGACGCTGTACTTCGACACGGGCACGATCGGGCCGTGA